One part of the Solanum dulcamara chromosome 8, daSolDulc1.2, whole genome shotgun sequence genome encodes these proteins:
- the LOC129900828 gene encoding ribonuclease 2-like — protein MASLTIKAIFCMQLLPLLIGAFSVIRINSSWDVEEGFLRRRSGNQREFDYFKLSLLWPGTACRNTTKCCSSNTCCRSNSLSIFTIHGLWPDYNDGTWPACCSGSQFDKKEISTLLKPLKKYWPSFSCSATSTCHHGKGSFWAHEWEKHGTCSYPVVHDEYEYFLMTLNAYFKYNVTGVLFGAGYVPSNFDKYPLGGIISAIQNAFHATPELICSGDAVEELRICFYKDFQPRDCASGSIIKSGRVSSGSCPQYVSLPVYGSGGNKQVAGFGFKLCFAVHLLLIFAFI, from the exons ATGGCTTCCCTTACAATCAAAGCTATTTTCTGTATGCAATTGCTACCTTTGCTCATTGGAGCTTTTTCTGTTATCCGAATCAACAGTAGTTGGGATGTGGAAGAAGGATTCCTACGAAGGAGAAGCGGAAACCAGAGAGAGTTCGATTACTTCAAGCTATCTCTCTTATGGCCTGGCACGGCTTGCCGGAATACCACCAAATGCTGCTCTTCCAATACCTGTTGCCG ttcGAACTCACTATCAATATTCACTATTC ATGGACTTTGGCCTGATTACAATGACGGAACTTGGCCTGCATGTTGTTCTGGCTCTCAATTTGATAAGAAAGAG ATTTCAACACTGCTTAAGCCTTTGAAGAAGTACTGGCCTTCTTTTAGTTGCAGTGCCACCTCAACTTGTCATCATGGAAAAGGATCATTTTGGGCTCATGAG TGGG AAAAACACGGGACATGTTCTTATCCAGTTGTCCATGATGAGTATGAGTACTTCCTGATGACTTTGAATGCTTACTTCAAATATAACGTCACT GGAGTTCTGTTTGGAGCCGGGTATGTACCAtcaaattttgataaatatcCACTGGGAGGCATCATTTCAGCCATTCAAAACGCCTTTCATGCAACTCCAGAGTTGATATGCTCAGGCGATGCGGTAGAGGAACTTAGAATATGCTTCTATAAGGATTTCCAG CCTCGTGATTGTGCAAGTGGATCTATCATTAAAAGTGGCAGAGTCTCTTCTGGGTCATGTCCTCAGTATGTCAGCTTGCCAGTATATGGATCAGGGG GTAACAAACAAGTGGCTGGGTTCGGTTTCAAGCTTTGCTTTGCAGTTCACTTACTATTGATTTTTGCATTTATCTGA
- the LOC129899099 gene encoding mediator of RNA polymerase II transcription subunit 19a-like, which produces MDPDSKNFGRGPRELTGARDLISHFKLLPHYEFFGKRPLPLSISDTHYLHNVVGDTEIRKGEKMQLDQLTHDTSFSRETSSCIRPFDLDVLREAFQLRETAPVNLSPSDKGTPTIAGKSKSEMKDKEKQHKKHKDKDKEKDKEHKKHKHRHKDRSKDKDKEKRKDKSGLHDPGAEHSKKHEKKRKHDEEDLNNVHKHKKSKHKSSKIDEIGSIKVAG; this is translated from the exons ATGGATCCAGATAGCAAGAATTTTGGAAGAG GGCCAAGAGAACTCACAGGTGCTCGTGATCTTATTAGTCACTTCAAATTGTTGCCTCATTATGAGTTCTTTGGTAAGAGGCCGCTTCCATTATCAATTTCCGATACACATTATCTTCATAATGTGGTTGGAGACACAGAAATCAGGAAAGGTGAGAAGATGCAGTTGGATCAGCTCACGCATGATACTTCCTTTTCAAGAGAGACAAGTTCATGCATCCGGCCCTTCGACTTAGATGTCCTTAGAGAAGCCTTCCAACTGCGTGAAACGGCTCCAGTCAATTTGTCTCCT TCTGACAAAGGCACCCCCACTATAGCTGGAAAATCTAAGAGCGAGATGAAAGACAAGGAGAAGCAGCATAAAAAACACAAGGATAAAGACAAGGAGAAGGACAAAGAGCATAAGAAGCACAAACATCGTCATAAGGATCGGAGTAAAGACAAGGACAAAGAGAAAAGGAAAGATAAAAGTGGCCTCCATGATCCTGGTGCTGAGCATTCAAAGAAACATGAAAAG AAAAGGAAGCATGACGAGGAGGACCTTAACAATGTCCACAAACACAAGAAAAGCAAG CACAAGAGCTCAAAGATTGATGAGATTGGTTCAATAAAGGTAGCTGGCTGA
- the LOC129899355 gene encoding formin-like protein 1 has product MVVPFFFILLCFSAQYYYLPFAAAAAVSGHNRRVLHEPFFPLDSPPPSSQAPIPSPPAPTEFPFQGSTTPDNNDNNPFFPTYPSPPPPPVSPSDFIPANVSSIILPHTSKSNPVSTKLIAIAIISVLAAIVVLSIAIFLHIRKRRKQSDRKTQRSDSNINGLNRDSAKNDANNSIPKLQRPSQTSSEFLYLGTLASSHGGVETHNAQNRNGSNTSSAPSSRKMDSPELRPLPPLHGRNLRQSYGNTRFFSGSAENDVDFYSSAGSMGGRESSIGGESLSRRDFSAVEVEKFVRCSSSSSSSSSSSGSGSPGRSVSLSISPPASLSPERKNLRPKSPELVAVNTAPPPQYPPPPPPPPAIVPPFAESPSPSPSPPCTLSPERYSNRSMDSSPGIFNLLDQDVQFPVKIRNHIQHATPAFVPPPPRPPPPPPPPSKNIESPKPRAPPFSKPVFNPPVLETPLKPIGVESPVLVSPMELPSISEHIEKNGEKNEEIKPKLKTLHWDKVRASSDREMVWDQLKSSSFKLNEEMIETLFVVKTPTLNANDAARRPVPSPSQENRVLDPKKAQNIAILLRALNVTTEEICEALLEGNAENIGTELLEILLKMAPSKEEERKLKEYKDDSPFKLGPAEKFLKAVLDIPFAFKRVDAMLYISNFDYEVDYLRKSFETLEAACEELRSSRMFLKLLEAVLKTGNRMNVGTNRGDAHAFKLVTLLKLVDVKGADGKTTLLHFVVQEIIKGEGARLSGRNQNEQSTTNDDAKCRKLGLQVVSNISSELINVKNAAAMDSEVLHSDVLKLSKGIGNIAEVAGYIEAVGSEESSTKKFSESMNRFMEVAEEKIIRLQAQEALAMSLVKEITEYFHGDSAREEAHPFRTFMVVKDFLMILDRVCKEVGMINERTVVSSAHKFPVPVNPHLQSVTRRYTAKREHSSSDDEYLSP; this is encoded by the exons ATGGTGGTTCCCTTTTTCTTCATCTTACTCTGTTTTTCAGCTCAGTATTACTACTTACCATTTGCCGCCGCCGCCGCCGTCTCCGGCCACAACCGCCGTGTTCTCCATGAACCCTTTTTCCCATTAGACTCACCACCGCCTTCATCTCAAGCCCCCATACCCTCTCCTCCAGCCCCTACTGAGTTCCCATTTCAAGGTTCTACTACTCCtgataacaatgataataaccCCTTTTTCCCTACTTACCCTTCTCCTCCACCTCCCCCTGTTTCACCGTCTGATTTCATTCCTGCAAATGTCTCTTCTATTATCCTTCCACATACCTCCAAATCTAACCCTGTTTCCACTAAACTCATTGCTATTGCTATTATCTCTGTTCTTGCTGCTATTGTTGTTCTTTCCATTGCTATCTTTTTGCATATACGAAAGCGAAGGAAACAGAGTGACCGGAAAACTCAAAGATCTGACAGTAATATCAATGGATTGAATCGCGATAGTGCTAAGAATGATGCTAATAATAGCATTCCTAAGCTTCAAAGACCATCTCAAACTAGTTCGGAGTTTCTCTATTTGGGTACTCTTGCCAGCTCACATGGCGGCGTTGAAACACATAATGCTCAGAACCGTAATGGTAGTAACACTAGCTCTGCTCCTAGTTCGAGAAAAATGgattcgccggagctccggccaCTGCCGCCGTTACATGGACGGAATTTGAGACAGAGTTATGGGAATACCAGGTTTTTCTCCGGTTCTGCTGAAAATGATGTGGATTTTTACTCTTCTGCTGGATCTATGGGTGGTAGAGAGAGTTCTATCGGAGGTGAATCACTATCCCGGAGAGATTTTTCTGCTGTTGAAGTTGAGAAGTTTGTTAGGTGTAGCTCGTCTTCTTCGAGTTCATCCTCGAGTTCCGGGTCCGGTTCGCCAGGCCGGTCTGTATCACTGAGCATTTCGCCGCCGGCGAGTTTGAGTCCGGAAAGGAAAAATTTAAGACCCAAGTCACCGGAACTGGTAGCTGTTAACACCGCTCCGCCACCTCAGTATCCACCTCCTCCTCCTCCGCCACCGGCTATTGTGCCACCATTTGCAGAATCTCCATCACCATCACCATCACCGCCTTGTACATTATCTCCAGAGAGATATTCAAACAGAAGCATGGACTCATCTCCGGGAATTTTCAATCTTTTGGATCAGGATGTTCAGTTTCCGGTGAAAATCAGAAATCACATACAGCATGCTACACCAGCTTTTGTACCACCACCGCCGCGTCCACCACCACCTCCACCACCGCCTTCTAAGAATATTGAAAGCCCCAAACCACGCGCACCTCCATTTTCAAAGCCAGTATTTAACCCTCCAGTTCTTGAAACTCCTTTAAAACCCATAGGTGTTGAGAGTCCAGTATTGGTTTCTCCAATGGAGTTGCCTTCTATTTCGGAACATATTGAGAAGAATGGTGAGAAAAATGAGGAGATCAAACCAAAGTTGAAAACTTTGCATTGGGATAAAGTGAGAGCAAGTTCGGATCGCGAAATGGTTTGGGATCAACTGAAATCAAGCTCATTTAA GTTGAATGAAGAGATGATAGAAACACTGTTTGTTGTGAAGACTCCTACTTTGAATGCAAACGACGCAGCTAGACGTCCTGTTCCCTCACCGAGCCAAGAGAATAGGGTACTTGATCCAAAGAAGGCGCAGAACATTGCAATTTTGCTGAGGGCCCTAAATGTAACCACAGAGGAAATATGTGAAGCCCTTTTAGAAG gaaatgctgaaaatattggGACTGAGCTCCTTGAGATTTTATTGAAGATGGCTCCATCCAAAGAGGAAGAACGTAAGCTAAAAGAATACAAAGATGATTCTCCATTCAAGCTTGGGCCAGCGGAGAAGTTTCTGAAAGCAGTGCTTGATATACCTTTTGCATTCAAAAGGGTAGATGCTATGCTGtatatatcaaattttgattATGAGGTCGACTACCTCAGAAAGTCATTTGAAACTCTAGAG GCAGCATGTGAAGAGTTGAGAAGTAGCAGAATGTTCTTAAAGCTTCTGGAAGCGGTGCTGAAGACGGGGAACCGCATGAATGTTGGAACAAACAGGGGAGATGCTCATGCCTTCAAACTTGTCACACTCCTAAAGCTTGTAGATGTAAAGGGAGCAGATGGGAAAACAACCCTTTTGCATTTTGTGGTTCAGGAGATTATAAAAGGTGAAGGTGCTCGTCTTTCCGGAAGAAATCAGAATGAACAGTCTACCACTAATGATGATGCTAAGTGCCGGAAACTTGGCCTCCAAGTTGTTTCCAACATTAGTTCAGAGCTTATAAATGTTAAAAATGCTGCTGCCATGGATTCAGAAGTGCTCCACAGTGATGTTTTAAAGCTTTCTAAGGGGATCGGAAACATTGCTGAGGTTGCAGGATACATTGAAGCCGTTGGATCGGAGGAAAGCAGTACTAAAAAATTCTCTGAATCCATGAACAGGTTTATGGAAGTAGCAGAAGAGAAGATTATAAGGCTCCAAGCTCAAGAAGCGTTAGCCATGTCGCTGGTGAAGGAAATAACCGAGTATTTCCATGGAGATTCAGCTAGAGAAGAGGCTCACCCTTTCAGAACCTTCATGGTGGTCAAAGACTTCCTAATGATTCTTGATCGTGTTTGCAAGGAAGTCGGAATGATAAATGAGCGGACAGTAGTTAGCTCCGCGCATAAATTTCCAGTTCCAGTTAATCCACATCTACAATCTGTCACTAGGAGATACACAGCTAAACGAGAGCATAGTTCTTCTGATGATGAGTATTTATCTCCTTAG
- the LOC129899156 gene encoding probably inactive leucine-rich repeat receptor-like protein kinase At5g48380 produces the protein MTGPLTKMALDNRALATLASILIYSVLSCAVCCAVQSDIDCLMSIKDSFEDPLKMLNSTWKFDNLTEGFICKFIGIQCWHPDETRVLSISLSDMGLKGKFPLGLKNCTSMTSLDLSRNELHGSIPHDISKIIGFVVMLDLSSNKLSGQIPVNLANCSFLNSLKLDSNQLSGQIPAEIGLLGRLKTFNVANNRLTGPVPRFINGTFPPESYANNPGLCGPPLPLCPGTDKKSRTGIIAGVAVGGVCSGAVLLTIATFFYLRKISRKRKKEDDPEGNKWAKSIKGSKAIQLSMFEKSTSKMRLSDLMKATNNFSKNNIIGSGRTGTFYKAVLDDSTSLMVKRLQNTQHSEKEFMSEMDTLGNVKHRNLVPLLGFCMAKKERLLVYKDMPNGTLHDRLHSVSEGEKTLEWPMRMKIAIGAAKGFAWLHHNCNPRIIHRNISSKCILLDVEFEPKISDFGLARLMNPVDTHLSTFVNGEFGDFGYVAPEYARTLMATPKGDVYSFGVVLLELVTGERPTSVAKAPETFKGNLVEWITQLSGESKLQDAIDHSLANKGCDSEIFQVLKVACRCVLSPSPKERPTMFELYQLLRAIGERYHFTTDDDIMMPESDSGFQMDELIVAQ, from the exons ATGACTGGGCCTCTCACCAAGATGGCTTTGGATAACAGAGCTCTTGCTACCCTTGCTTCTATTTTGATCTACTCGGTCTTGAGTTGCGCTGTTTGCTGTGCTGTTCAAAGCGATATTGACTGTCTGATGTCTATAAAAGATTCATTCGAAGATCCATTGAAAATGTTGAACAGTACATGGAAGTTCGATAATCTGACTGAAGGTTTCATCTGCAAGTTTATTGGGATTCAGTGCTGGCATCCTGATGAAACCAGGGTTCTGAGTATCAGTCTTTCTGACATGGGTCTCAAGGGCAAGTTTCCACTTGGTCTTAAGAATTGCACCTCTATGACATCATTAGATCTTTCGCGCAACGAACTCCATGGAAGTATTCCACATGATATTTCCAAAATTATAGGTTTCGTGGTAATGCTTGATCTCTCATCCAACAAACTATCAGGGCAAATCCCAGTTAATCTTGCAAACTGCTCTTTTTTGAATAGCCTTAAACTTGACAGCAACCAGTTATCGGGTCAAATTCCTGCAGAAATTGGCCTGCTTGGTCGGCTCAAGACTTTTAATGTAGCAAACAATCGATTGACTGGGCCAGTTCCACGTTTCATAAATGGAACTTTTCCTCCAGAGAGCTATGCCAACAATCCCGGACTGTGTGGACCACCGTTACCTCTTTGTCCGGGTACGGATAAGAAATCCCGTACTGGAATCATTGCCGGTGTAGCTGTTGGTGGGGTGTGTTCAGGTGCTGTATTATTGACTATTGCTACGTTCttctatttgagaaaaatatccaGGAAGAGGAAAAAGGAAGATGATCCTGAAGGGAATAAATGGGCGAAGAGTATTAAGGGTTCCAAGGCAATCCAG CTTTCAATGTTTGAGAAGTCTACTTCAAAAATGAGATTAAGTGATCTCATGAAGGCCACCAACAACTTCAGCAAGAACAATATTATTGGATCAGGAAGAACCGGGACTTTCTACAAAGCAGTACTTGATGATAGCACTTCACTTATGGTTAAGAGGTTGCAGAATACTCAACACTCAGAGAAAGAGTTTATGTCCGAGATGGATACGTTGGGAAATGTAAAGCATCGTAACCTGGTTCCTCTTTTAGGTTTCTGCATGGCGAAAAAAGAAAGGCTGTTGGTctacaaagacatgccaaatgGCACCTTGCATGATAGGTTGCATTCTGTAAGTGAAGGGGAGAAAACTCTTGAGTGGCCTATGAGAATGAAAATCGCCATTGGAGCAGCCAAAGGATTTGCATGGCTTCACCACAACTGCAATCCTCGTATCATTCACAGAAATATTAGTTCTAAATGCATCTTGCTGGATGTGGAATTCGAACCTAAAATATCAGATTTTGGACTTGCTAGGCTCATGAATCCAGTTGACACTCATTTGAGTACCTTTGTCAATGGGGAATTCGGGGACTTCGGTTATGTTGCTCCTGAGTATGCGCGAACTCTCATGGCTACACCAAAAGGTGATGTGTACAGCTTCGGTGTTGTACTTCTTGAGTTAGTTACAGGTGAGAGACCGACTTCTGTCGCCAAAGCTCCCGAGACCTTTAAGGGGAATTTGGTGGAATGGATTACACAACTCTCTGGTGAATCTAAGCTTCAAGATGCGATTGACCATTCATTGGCTAATAAAGGTTGTGACAGCGAGATCTTCCAGGTTCTTAAAGTAGCTTGTCGATGTGTGTTGTCTCCTTCTCCCAAGGAGAGGCCGACAATGTTTGAACTGTACCAGCTTCTGAGAGCCATCGGAGAGCGATATCATTTCACAACTGATGATGACATTATGATGCCTGAGAGTGATAGCGGATTCCAAATGGACGAGCTCATTGTTGCTCAATAA